In Engraulis encrasicolus isolate BLACKSEA-1 chromosome 2, IST_EnEncr_1.0, whole genome shotgun sequence, the sequence ACACCAGTGCATATCAAATTCAATAGCAAGAGCTAGATTTGATGAATATTCACAAATGAGTTACAACAGAAAAGGAATTGTGTATTTTCATCACAGAGGAAAAAAAAGCTACTTCCCAAAACATGCAACATTTCGTGTAACAGACGTCTATCACGCTTGTGTGtctcttgtgtttttgtgttcatgCATAACATTACTGTTCTTTGTATCTGGTTCTGGTAAAGAGGGTGAATTGATTTACGCAACCCAGTTTGTTCGTCAGCTACTGGGTAGTCTGGATAGTCTAACCAAGATAGACCCACGTGCCTTACATTTGTTgcccaacccacccccaccccacttcaCCACTAATCCAATCAAAAAGCCAGAATGTGGCCGTGCCTTGGATTGTAACACAGACTCATGGAGACTGAAAATGATCAGTTGTCTAGTAAATTAAGTACCTGATAATCCAAATGATGTACAGTAAGTGCACACTGCATTGATATGTTATAATTAAAAGGCAGAGGTTGTACATTATGGGGATGAGCTTTTCTTTTAAATGATACAGCAAACAAATGATTATGGGATTAAGTATCGGTAGGAATAGGGATTTAATAGTAAAAGTATACATCAATATAGGTATATGACATACCGTTCATGTGTGTAAATTAAGGCCAACCGTAGTAATATCTTAGGCTGATGAATAGTTTCATTCCCTTAAGTCTAGTTATCTGGAAAACACAACTCAGTCTCCATACGTTCAACTAAATGGTCATTCAACATGAAAAGCAGTAAAAAATATAACCTTTTGAAATTAAGCTCAATATAACCTCCAGTACAGCAGTTGATGGAGAGGAGAATAGTCAAGAAGGCAAAAAAGGTTATGCTGACTAACAGCTGACAAAATAGTTCCCTCAAAAATGTTCTCACTTGCAAAGCTCATCATAACACGATCAACTTATCTGCTTCCCTCCCACTGGCACAGCGAATCAGAGTCGGTTGTGAAGTTAAATTGACATCCatttggagggggaaaaaattaCTTGAGCCACTTGTGCTTCCGTGTACAAGTGAGTGCAATGTGCCGAGTGAGCTACTTTGCCTGAGAGACGGAGAACTCAACTAGCTATGTCCTAAGCGCAGAATACCACCATGTGCAACTCTCCATAGCCCTCAGAAAAAAACACTCATCTATATTGAAAGCAGAATAGTCAGCCAGTAATACAAACATGATAGTCAAAAGAGATACTTTAAACtgcaactttttaaaaaaaacctcttccTGGAATGTCAGAGTTGATACAAAGTCATAAACCAGGGGACgcaaatgaagaagaagaaaaaaaataatcttgATTTCAACAGAcagcagtgggggtgggggtgaattCCAGCagaatgtgcacatgcacacacacacacacagaatcagatTTTGTACGCACACATTCAGAGCATCAGATTTTGTACAAATAGCTGGTGGTGTAATTGAAACGTAAGACTGATTGGCTAGCTCCCTTGGAAGAAGGTCCCTGAAGCAGGTAATGCTGTTTGATGAGCTCGCTGAGGAAGAGCaccatcctgctctcctcctcgctGAAGCCCAGGTGATGCAGAAAGCTAGTCCTGCGTGCAGTCACGCCGCCCTCGTCCTCCTCCCTGGCCTCCAGCGGGAGGTGCAGGTGGTGGCAGAAGGTGAAGAGGAAGGCCCTGGCCGCTAGCTGGGTCAGCACGCTCTGGACGTGCAAGAAGTACGTGCTGCCCCTCTTGATCTGAGTCCTGTGGTCGGCCATGTGGGACAGCAGAGCGCCCTTGTACGGAGGACAGCGCATGGTCTTGTTGTCCGCATCCAGAATGCCCAGATAACGACTGTAGCGGCTCAGGGAGTTGAGGATGCTGGAGCCTGTGGGGGAGGCCATCCTGGAAACACAAGAGACACACAGCTAATTAGTGGGAATTCACACTGCCAAACAAATGAATTGAACCCAGTCACAGTTTAATCTTTTATTTTTAAAAGGTATCCCCAAGTCTGGACCCAGAGGGATGTTTGTATTATGCACTGTTATCTTCCAGCTATAAAGACAGTCACTAACCAGACAGGCAGTTTGAGCTATTGTGTTAAGAAGAACTCACGGGTAAACAGTTGAATTTAAGCTCTTGAGCATTTGGTCACTTATCAATATAGAATTACAGTACATCTAGCAGATATTTCCAATTTGGTTATGACGCACATCATCCTGTGTGGCCTTGCTCACCTCTGAAGGCCGATGAGCTTCCATCTCTGCAGGTCAGTAAGCTGAAAGGGTGTGGAGAGCCAGGGCTGCACCGTCTCCCCGTACTTGCCCAGGCTAGGCACGAAAATGGACAGAGCATTGACCAGCTTTCGCACCGTGCCCTCATCCACCCCCAGCACCACCAGAGTCCGCCCGCTGAGCAGGCAGAAGATGGCTTGCTGGGCGAAGGGGTACTGCCGGATGAACCGCAGGGCGCTCTGCCCGGCCCTCTTCTTCTGCTTCAGGGTGACCGGGTTGCCGTGGCAGAAGGGCGACGGCGCCCGATCAGAGCTGGTGGAGGTGCTCATGTAGCTGGTGGTGTCCGAGGCGTCCTCCACGCTGATCCGGGTCATGTCATCAGAGAGCGCGTTCCCCTGGAGCTCAGGGAGAGACAGGCCGGCTCCAGCAGCTGCTGCGGCTCCTGTTGCTGGGCTCTCCAGCGCAAGCTCACCTAAGGCATAGTCTCCCTGGAGGACCAGGTCCCTCTGGAGCAAAGGTAGTGGCTCTTGTTTCACCACCATCTCCCCACAGCCATCCTGGGCTGGCTTAGCTGAGGAGGCCTCTTCACTGACAGAGCCCTCCTGGCCTATACAGCATGTGGCGTCCACCTGGACAATGCTCGCAGTCTGGTACACAACAGCAGCATTCATGGCTATGTCGTTCTCCAACAAAGGGAATGTATTTACAACTCCATCTGGCCCTGTCTCAACAGAGTGCGATTCATACAGAGAGTCGGAATGATCTGCTACACACGGGTCCAAAAACGCACCGTCAGTCATGGTAGTACAATCCTCGCTGCCAACACCTTCCCCCATTACAGTATTTTGAAATTGCATGTGCAGGGTGCCTGGGCTTATGGGCTCCATGCTGCGGTCGCTGCTGAAGCTCccttttgtctctgtgtctgcggCTTCTTCAGAGGTTTCCTGAGTGAATTCGGAAGGGCTAGACTCAGGGGGACCTGTGGGGTCTGCAAAGTCTGGCTCTGTCCTGATCTGGATACTATCCACACAGGAGTAGTAGGAGTCTAGACTCACAGGCTCAACTGAAACGTCTGATACTGACGGCGGCTGGCTGGCCGCAGGTGGACAGCCTGCATCAAACGGTTTCAGGGATCCCATCTCTTGCCaaatgtcctcctcttcctcaaagAGAAAACTGGTGATTCTCTGCTGCCTCACAAGAGCCCGGTCTATCTGACCGGTGTATATGTAGCAGAGGTCCCCCCTGAAAGACTTCTCTATGAATTTCAGTTGATCCATAGTGTGGTGGTAGAAGGAGGACTCGCAGAGCTCCTCGAGCGTTTTCAGTCGCTTGTCGAAACATTTAGCAGATTTGGCCTTGATAAGCTGAGGTGTGTAGGGGGACTTCCGTTCAGTCTCCTCTGCTGCCACTTTGGCCTTGACTTCCAGGTCAGGCTGGATGGAGGTCAGTGCAAGGTCTACATGGTTTATGTCGGTGGGCTTCTCAGGTTCAAACGCAACGCATTCAGGGTCTTTCCTCTTCCTGCTGGGGTATGAAGTGATCTGCCTCAACAGGTCTCTGTGTTCATACATGGACTTCTCCACATTGGCCAATTCATTGGCTTTCTCAATTGCCTGTGTGGAGTAGCAGCCGTTGTTTACCTTTTGCAGTTCAGTTTCTTTGTGCAGCACTGACCGTGTGTATTCCAGGTCTTTCAGTTTCTTCTGCAACTCGTTGGCAAAAGCTCTTCGGTTTCCACTTTTCAAACACTCGGAGGCTTTGGAAAACTCAGTAGAGAGCCTCTGGAACTGCTGCATGATCTTTCTCTCGTCTGCAGAAATGTACGCCATACAGAATGGCCTGACAAAGCCCCGTGCTTCCAAGTCATACAGCGTCAGGTGGTGGACATAGGCAAAGGCGCCCTCCTTTGAATCACCCAGGACTACCTTGGAGTCTTCCACAAAATTGAGCTTGGGGTAGTTGGACCCAGGAGGGTGCCCGACGAAAGAGGCCTGGTAATCCACAGACATGATTCGCAGGGAGAAATAGTTGAGGTCAAATGTTCCACATACTTTCGATTCATCCGGAATGGTGAGAAGGGGCTGTGGACCCACTTGTTCGGAGAATTCGGAGATAAGAATGAAATCCTTGGAAAATTTAGCATACGTCGTCTTCGTCCAAGGGTTCGCAGCATGGTTGAACAAAGGCACAGAAAACTCCTCTGGAAGCACAAGAGGGTCGGGGTAGATCTCACCAAAGTCATCTTCTTTGGTAAAAGCCACCACGTCTGGTGAGCCGATCATGTTTTCTCTGTGTGCGGCACATGAGGAGAATTGCGCGTCTACTGCTCCTTCCTTGTGTGTGCGATACAAGACATCAACACAGCGGTGGAGTGACAGTGACGTTGCATCAATGAAAATAAGGATACCTACAACTTGTGGCTACGACTGCGGTCATAACAGTTGATGTAGGCGAAACATGTGAATGCCAATACATGTCTTCAACGATTCAATGTGTAATTAGCCAGCTAGCTACGCACCATCAATTAACGTAAGGTTGCACGGACGTAACATTTAGCTAGCATCCAAACGCTGGCCTCAAATTTTCCGACCTTGTGTAAACTCCAAGGGTTCGATGGCATCATGAAGCCAACCACAATCCCGCTGTTCAGACATAAAAAGCGAACAGTACTTAATCTGAATGTATAATCCGTGGCAATAATATTAAATCCACATCATCAATTCAACATCAAGCAACATCAGCCATATTTAAAGTCAAGTGGGCAGTGGTTCACTCTCACGTGACTACACCAGTGCGTAAAACAGGAAGTGCGCAAAATATGTTTAATTTTAAAGAATTTACCATTCGCGATGTGCGTTGATGGACAAAGGGACTCATATAGCAGATCGATATATTTAAAAGCTGTGAACAATCCAGCTGGAATATGAAATCCTTGGATTTACACAGAGTTAGAAATGAAAAGTACGGGTGTATTCTGCGACTGTGTTGTCTGCTTTACGGCAAGTCATTTGCGACAATTGTTGACAGGCGCCGAATTTGGAAAAGTTTATGGCAGCTAGCAATATTTCGCTACTAGCCAAGGACTTGTTTTCAAGCAAACTTTTTGTCACGAACTGGGTttttgttgtgaatgattttcagTATAAGGGATGTTGAGCACTcagatgatgttttttttatcacGTGACACATCGTATGTATCCTAAATTTGCAGACTAACCGGGCTTTGGTGACATTGGTAATCCAGTTAGCTATTTTGGACAAGTCACACTTTATGTAATTCCCAGGCATTTGACATTACTTTTAAGAATGCGTCTACTTGCACAGTCGGTAAGTAGAATATGCTTACACGTGTAATTA encodes:
- the smcr8a gene encoding guanine nucleotide exchange protein smcr8a; amino-acid sequence: MIGSPDVVAFTKEDDFGEIYPDPLVLPEEFSVPLFNHAANPWTKTTYAKFSKDFILISEFSEQVGPQPLLTIPDESKVCGTFDLNYFSLRIMSVDYQASFVGHPPGSNYPKLNFVEDSKVVLGDSKEGAFAYVHHLTLYDLEARGFVRPFCMAYISADERKIMQQFQRLSTEFSKASECLKSGNRRAFANELQKKLKDLEYTRSVLHKETELQKVNNGCYSTQAIEKANELANVEKSMYEHRDLLRQITSYPSRKRKDPECVAFEPEKPTDINHVDLALTSIQPDLEVKAKVAAEETERKSPYTPQLIKAKSAKCFDKRLKTLEELCESSFYHHTMDQLKFIEKSFRGDLCYIYTGQIDRALVRQQRITSFLFEEEEDIWQEMGSLKPFDAGCPPAASQPPSVSDVSVEPVSLDSYYSCVDSIQIRTEPDFADPTGPPESSPSEFTQETSEEAADTETKGSFSSDRSMEPISPGTLHMQFQNTVMGEGVGSEDCTTMTDGAFLDPCVADHSDSLYESHSVETGPDGVVNTFPLLENDIAMNAAVVYQTASIVQVDATCCIGQEGSVSEEASSAKPAQDGCGEMVVKQEPLPLLQRDLVLQGDYALGELALESPATGAAAAAGAGLSLPELQGNALSDDMTRISVEDASDTTSYMSTSTSSDRAPSPFCHGNPVTLKQKKRAGQSALRFIRQYPFAQQAIFCLLSGRTLVVLGVDEGTVRKLVNALSIFVPSLGKYGETVQPWLSTPFQLTDLQRWKLIGLQRMASPTGSSILNSLSRYSRYLGILDADNKTMRCPPYKGALLSHMADHRTQIKRGSTYFLHVQSVLTQLAARAFLFTFCHHLHLPLEAREEDEGGVTARRTSFLHHLGFSEEESRMVLFLSELIKQHYLLQGPSSKGASQSVLRFNYTTSYLYKI